One stretch of Halichoerus grypus chromosome 10, mHalGry1.hap1.1, whole genome shotgun sequence DNA includes these proteins:
- the CYRIA gene encoding CYFIP-related Rac1 interactor A encodes MGNLLKVLTREIENYPHFFLDFENAQPTEGEREIWNQISAVLQDSESILADLQAYKGAGPEIRDAIQNPNDIQLQEKAWNAVCPLVVRLKRFYEFSIRLEKALQSLLESLTCPPYTPTQHLEREQALAKEFAEILHFTLRFDELKMRNPAIQNDFSYYRRTISRNRINNMHLDIENEVNNEMANRMSLFYAEATPMLKTLSNATMHFVSENKTLPIENTTDCLSTMTSVCKVMLETPEYRSRFTSEETLMFCMRVMVGVIILYDHVHPVGAFCKTSKIDMKGCIKVLKEQAPDSVEGLLNALRFTTKHLNDESTSKQIRAMLQ; translated from the exons ATGGGAAACCTGCTCAAAGTCCTTACCAGGGAAATTGAAAACTATCCACACTTTTTCCTGGATTTTGAAA ATGCCCAGCctacagaaggagagagggaaatatgGAACCAGATCAGCGCCGTCCTCCAGGATTCTGAGAGCATCCTCGCAGACCTGCAGGCTTACAAGGGCGCGGGGCCAGAGATCCGAGAT GCAATTCAGAATCCCAACGACATTCAGCTTCAAGAAAAAGCTTGGAATGCAGTATGTCCTCTGGTTGTGAGGCTAAAGAGATTTTATGAATTTTCCATAAGGCTAG AGAAAGCTCTTCAGAGTTTATTAGAGTCTCTGACCTGTCCACCCTACACGCCAACCCAGCACCTGGAACGGGAGCAGGCCCTGGCAAAGGAGTTCGCGGAAATTCTCCATTTTACCCTGCGATTTGATGAGCTGAAG ATGAGGAACCCAGCTATTCAGAACGACTTCAGCTACTACAGAAGGACGATAAGTCGCAACCGCATCAACAACATGCAT CTAGACATTGAGAATGAAGTCAATAATGAGATGGCCAATCGAATGTCCCTCTTCTATGCAGAAGCCACGCCAATGCTGAAAACCCTTAGCAATGCCACCATGCACTTTGTCTCCGAA AACAAAACCCTGCCAATAGAGAACACGACAGACTGCCTCAGCACGATGACAAGTGTTTGTAAAGTCATGCTGGAAACGCC gGAGTACAGGAGTAGGTTCACAAGTGAAGAAACGCTGATGTTCTGCATGAGGGTGATGGTGGGGGTCATCATTCTCTATGACCACGTTCACCCCGTGGGAGCGTTCTGCAAGACATCCAAGATTGAT ATGAAAGGCTGCATAAAGGTTTTGAAGGAACAGGCCCCAGACAGTGTGGAGGGGCTACTGAATGCCCTCAG GTTCACTACCAAGCACTTGAATGATGAATCAACTTCCAAACAGATTCGAGCAATGCTTCAGTAG